The proteins below come from a single Bactrocera dorsalis isolate Fly_Bdor chromosome 5, ASM2337382v1, whole genome shotgun sequence genomic window:
- the LOC105225037 gene encoding spliceosome-associated protein CWC27 homolog, which yields MSNIYIQEPPTSGKVLLKTTAGDIDIELWSRECPKACRNFIQLCMEGYYTGTIFHRVVKGFIVQGGDPNGDGTGGESIYGHTFKDEFHSRLRYARRGLVGMANADKDDNGSQFFFTLAATPELQNKNTLFGKVTGDTLYNMLKLEEGLVDHNERPMYPQRILGAEILSNPFDDIVPRKVAKEIKKEKTKKREKGVKNFGLLSFGEEAEEDEEETNQFVQKNAGKAKSMHDVVDDPKLSKDALRIEDTNVRSDDEDMLEEERRLACVKKEPVDDDDIEERRQRIKDKLQLKTNEAKKVIKTEAAEIKEEMSDSDEDVLLTQEQEQKIKSELKRNEIRQEIQNLKKQYQTEKRQRENLGDKKTEKSKTDQLSVNSAEDNEFIKNFVDEKVKYSGLKSKIPKKGASREDFTLSLLSKFRNKLDALKQKQSESSETNESLDDGTIEKEIQGDDWLAHTLKFEEATPILAKDASTKGDDWYDAYDPRNPLNKRKRGEGSKSGGSSSKSSKRH from the exons ATgagtaatatttatattcaggAACCACCGACTTCAGGAAAg GTTCTCCTCAAGACTACCGCTGGCGACATAGATATAGAATTATGGTCTCGAGAATGTCCCAAAGCATGTCGCAACTTTATACAACTTTGTATGGAAGGATACTACACTGGCACAATTTTTCATCGCGTAGTCAAAGGTTTCATTGTACAAGGTGGTGATCCCAATGGCGATGGAACTGGTGGAGAATCCATTTACGGTCACACATTTAAGGATGAATTTCATTCTCGTCTACGTTATGCGCGGCGTGGACTTGTTGGAATGGCAAATGCCGATAAAGATGATAATGGCTCACAGTTTTTCTTCACTTTGGCCGCCACACCGGagcttcaaaacaaaaacacacttTTCGGCAAGGTGACAGGTGATACTTTGTACAATATGCTAAAACTGGAGGAGGGTTTAGTGGATCATAATGAACGTCCCATGTATCCTCAAAGAATATTAGGCGCTGAAATATTAAGCAATCCTTTTGACGATATAGTGCCACGAAAAGtagcaaaagaaattaaaaaagaaaagactAAAAAACGTGAAAAGGGAGTcaa AAATTTTGGGTTGCTTTCATTTGGtgaagaagcagaggaagatgaagaagaaactaatcaatttgtacaaaaaaatgccGGAAAGGCAAAATCAATGCACGATGTGGTAGATGACCCCAAACTTAGCAAGGATGCTTTACGTATCGAAGATACCAACGTGAGGTCAGATGATGAAGACATGCTGGAAGAGGAACGAAGACTAGCATGTGTCAAAAAAGAACCAGTGGATGATGATGATATAGAGGAGCGTCGGCAGCGAATCAAAGATAAATTGCAGCTAAAGACAAATGAGgctaaaaaagtaattaaaacggAGGCAGCTGAAATAAAAGAGGAAATGTCTGACTCTGATGAAGACGTTTTGTTGACACAAGAGCaggagcaaaaaataaaaagcgaatTGAAGAG AAATGAAATTCGACAAGAAATTCAAAACCTGAAGAAACAATATCAAACTGAAAAACGTCAAAGAGAAAATTTGGGTGATAAAAAAACGGAGAAGAGTAAAACTGACCAACTAAGTGTTAACTCCGCTGAAGATaatgaattcataaaaaattttgtcgaTGAAAAAGTGAAATACAGTGGCTTGAaatcaaaaataccaaaaaagggTGCCAGCCGAGAGGATTTTACTTTAAGCTTACTATCGAAATTCCGAAATAAATTGGATGCACTTAAACAGAAGCAATCTGAATCGAGTGAAACTAATGAGTCTTTAGATGATGGAACCATAGAGAAAGAAATTCAGGGCGACGATTGGTTGGCGCACACATTAAAGTTCGAGGAAGCGACACCCATATTGGCGAAGGATGCGTCCACTAAGGGTGATGATTGGTACGATGCATATGATCCTAGAAATCCGCTTAACAAACGTAAAAGAGGAGAAGGTTCTAAAAGTGGGGGAAGTAGTAGTAAAAGTTCGAAACGGCATtag